The nucleotide window GCCCTGAGGTAACACAGCGTATCAGTGTTGCTCGGGGTATTCCTTTATATGACTATTATCTGTATAATCTCAGTTGGTGCATTACTTCTTTGGGCCTACAGGTGGTGCTGCTCAGCTCTTGCCGTGTAAAGCTCAGCCTTCCCTATAATAAGCGTGTCCTTACTTCTCCCACTTGTTATTATAGTGCAGCCCGTAACATTCCTGAGGCCAGGTGGAGGTCCTCCGCTGCCAAATCACACAATTATACAAAGCATATAGGAAATCGCCCTAAGGAATGCCCATTAATGTGGAATTTCTCCAGATCTTACATCTCCTAGCCAGGGACATCTTGGGAAAACATCAGGAGGAGGTAAtaaggaaggtaacagacatcaCCCAGGCTCATAAAGGAGGCAGAGGCGCAGGTCATAGGAACATGTGAAGGGCAGCATCTGTTTATAGTATCTGTGTACCCGGcgctgacaccagctgattggtCACAGGGTCAACATCTGCAAAAGTTGGGTACAACCTGCTGTGTATTCCCATCCTCCtctatattggttgtcacccagctttcccagagacAGAAGAGAATTTGCTAAACTGAATCTCGCCCTCTAGTGGCCAACTGTAAGTGAAAACAATGACATCTTTAAAGAAAAAGACAATTAATTCTGTTTTTAGCAAAGTGTATACTGACACAAAGAATGTATGATGGTATAAATGTATGGTGAAGGTATGATGGTAGGGATGTATGAATGTATGATGAATGTATGATGGTATCAATCTATAGTGAAGGTATGACGGTAGGGATGTATGATGGTATCAATGTATGATACATATGTGACGTAttaatgtatgatgtatgtatgaagGTATAAATGTATGACGTATCAATGTATGGTGAAGGTATGATGGTAGGGATGAATGATGTATGAATGTATGATGAATGTATGACAGTATAAATGTATGATGAATGTATGACAGTATCTCCACAGACTGATGTACAATACAGCAGATCCCCTCACATCCCAGCTAGGGTTAACAGCTCTGCCAGtacaggagggaaggaggggggggggtgacaagtcCAGACCCTGCTAAAACTTCCCACCAATAAAACAAAGTCTCTATTCCTCGGGACCCCTCCCAACCTCCTGAGCACTTCTAGCTGAGGAGGGGCTCACACATTATGGGGTGGGATGTGCGTTACAAGGAGTCAGTCCAAAATATGAATGGAGAGAAGGAAATTCCCTGATCATTGAGGCAGCAGAATCCACAGTCAGAAGCCTCCTGTACTGAGTGCAGAGCCTGGTACAGTACCTGCACAGCCAGAAGCCTCCTGTCCTGGAGCCTGGTACCTGCACAGCCAGAAGCCTCCTGTCCTGAGTGCAGAGCCTGGTACAGTACCTGCACAGCCAGAAGCCTCCTGTCCTGGAGCCTGGTACCTGCACAGCCAGAAGCCTCCTGTCCTGGAGCCTGGTACCTGCACAGCCAGAAGCCTCCTGTCCTGGAGCCTGGTACCTGCACAGCCAGAAGCCTCCTGTCCTGAGTGCAGAGCCTGGTACAGTACCTGCACAGCCACAAGCCTTCTGTCCTGGAGCCTGGTACCTGCACAGCCGCCAGCATCTGGGTCATGTAAGTCTCCATCCTCCCTGCCGGCATCCTCCCTGCCATTCATACACTTAGCTCAATTACTTTTTTGggattttgatttaaaaaaaaaaaaataaaataaatatcttAGATGTGTAACATTAGTTTTATCAATTGGGTCGGATTTCTTAAAGGGGCGCGAACAGTAATGTACCTGTACTCTAGTAATCTGCGCATGGTGCATTTCAGTAGTTTCTACAacttcttgcccccccccctttccccatcgAGGTAGGTGTATAATAGGTCTTATACAGAAACGCACACTTTGACGCACATCAGGTTCGGTTTTTGCTTTacaaaatgacacttttttttttgtttgcactaTTTTACTCGCTTATGGCAAACCCTGGTGAGCAGCATCTATGGCCATCTAGCCATACACTTAGCACTCTATACAGTATTACATGCCAACCCACCAACTAGCTGATCTATCACAGCAAGCACCATTCATTACTAGCGACTCTCCTCTAGCGGAGAGAAAAGGGTTGTCCCCACAGGGGTCTtccatacacactatacatagaCAACCAATGACCTACAATCAACTTCCTCTACATTAAATATTTTACATGGAGTCTAAAGTGTCAGGTCCCTTTAAATCTTAAAGAGACAGACTCCACACCTGTAGCATTTATACTGTACCTCTTCCTAtcccagtaaaaaaaaacctctgtctACATCTCAGACAATTGCGCTTTTACCTGGTGATCGGGATTCCCATTTGCTttcaaaatctataaaaaaaaaaaaagttcccaatAACTAATTCTACAATGTCTAAGTATTCCATAACTCAGCAATTCCAGGCGGGGTGGCCCTAAACGTTACGGTGTATCCCGCCCCAGGATATATTtgtaaagtagatttttttttttctgtatcgcTGCAGAAAATGACTCCAGATAATGAAATCTGAgcagagagtaaaaaaaaaaacaatcctccCCTCAGACTGTATGAGCAGCGGCTTATTCTATGGATCCATAGGATTCCTCCGGCATTGTCTGCTAGGCTGTCTATGGGGGGGAAAGAACAAAGGGAGGATAGGAAGTCTGCAGAAACTTTATACAGTTAACAATTTAGTGACAGTTggtaaatttaaaatttaaattttatgaacattaaaaaaaaaaaatcatcaaatttGTAAATAAATTTCCTTATTGCAGCTTTTCGAGCCCCACTTTTCCCTTCATTCTGCTTGAGTTGCCTATATCTCTTATCCCCATAGATTTTCTGGGAGAATGTTTTTGTTGTCAGCTTTGTCTCTCGGTCACGTGGGCCGCGGGGATGTTTGCCGTCTTCTTGTGTTGTGTGCAGTTTTCTTTCCATTGCTATTGATCAAACAGTGAAGAACAAGCTGAAACATAAACCGCTCAATAGTGGCGGGAGGTTATCAGGGAGGCCATTGTTCCCATCTGTGGCATCTCCTTGGCCCTGTGTATCTAGTGTGTCACTCAGAGCTGCAGGTAAAGCTTATCTCAATCTGCCTCTTTTTACTTTACATCCTGCAGGATGACCTCTATGGCTATTGCTATTCCAAAGCCGAGAAAGACCCCTTTATACTAGGATACCTATAGGACCCTTGTCCCTGCTCACGTACCTCAAGGAGAGCGGTCTGACTTTCTCCTATTATTACCATTGTAGGATATTGATCAAGTTAGATACTAACCAGCCTACATTGGATAAAGCAATCCATTGGCTCTTATCTTCAATAAGATTTTACAAGTACACTATAATAAAAAGTTACAAATGCTAAAAAATGCCGCCACATAGTGCACAAATAGTATTGTCATACAGTGTCTATAAAAGtgttaaataatactgccacacacatacatagatagataggagatagatagatagatagatagataggagatagataggagatggatggatagatagatagatagatagatagatagatagatagatagatagatagatagatagatagtaaataagagagtcctgcagcactcctcaatGAAAAAGAAGGTGGGTGCCAAGCGGTCAGCACACGGGACCAATAGTGCGTGGTATATAAACAAGTAGATAACCGCAGCACTCAGAGTAGAATCAAAAACGCGTAaagtttattccacccaaaacttgcgacgtttcgctcccacactgggagctttttcaagcagtgtgacAACATGTGTTCAATACAAGTATATATGTGTTCACATTTCAATAAGATGATTCATAAACAAtcaataaataaagtgcaaaaaaatccataTACATATTATgtcaatatacaaaaataaatcaCAGTGCCAACAAAAGTGTGTCATTCCACGTGTAAAAATAGTGTAAAAATGTCACTATTTTTACACGTGGAATGACACACTTTTGTTGGCACTGtgatttatttttgtatattgacATAATATGTAtatggatttttttgcactttatttattgaTTGTTTATCAATCATCTTATTGAAATGTGAACACATATATACTTGTATTGAGCACATGTTgtcacactgcttgaaaaagctcccagtgtgggagcgaaacgtcgcaagttttgggtggaataaacttTACGCTTTTTTGATTCTACTCTAAGTGCTGCAGTTATCTActtgtttagatagatagatagatagatagatagatagatagataggagatggatagatagatagatagatcgatagatagataggagatggatagatagatagatagatagatagatagatagataggagatagatagatagataggagatagatagatagatagataggagatagatagatagatagatagatagatagatagatagatagataggagatagatagatagatagatagatagatagatagatagataggagatagatagatagatagatagcaccaaCATATGCTGTAAAGTAGTACGGTCCTGTCTTAGTTCACAATATCACAATTAAATTTTCCTATCACAACTACACAAAACAGAGGGACAGATGCAAACCCCAGGTAGATGTTATCCATGATTGGGTTTAATATGGAGGTCCAATGCCGACTAATAGTGGTAAAAGAACCTCAAAAAATTTGTTTTAAGAAGAATTGTCTGAAGAGTCCAAAGGATTCAGAATCGAAAGTTGATTGGGAATGgtacaggaacagggacaccTATCAAACATCttgagtccctgctcctgtatacagagtgGTGAGGCATACCTGTAGGCAGTCATGTCCAGTGAGCAAGGTAACCTGAGTGGTGAGGCATACagggtacaggagcagggacccaTGCCATTTGACAGGTGCCCCTGCTCTGTACATACTTTCCATGGCACACTTTGTTGTTGGTACAGGGAGACATAGAAGGTGCATACAGGAAGTCCAAGAGTCCAAGCTCTCGTACACTTACACTGTGTGCTTAGCTGCTTATGTTCCTAGCCCAGAAAATGGGAATGAGTGGCTGAGCATATAGCATCCCTGCTTACCTAAGGGTGGCCCAAGACATTCATCACTCGGTGTTGTATTGCATGTATGATGTAACATATGACCAGCAGCCATTCTTAGAAAGGGGCCCAAGTGGGGGAACCTTCTCTGTAAAGTCCATACAGGTCAATGGGCCACATAGACAGGAGTTTTTCTCCATGAGACTCAACTATGGTCCTTAGCCGACTACTATGCTCACCAATAAGAATGCATGAATATTTGGGGGCAGGATTTCAGGCTCTGATCTCCCTTACGTTGCATAAACTCCTCTTTGGGACAAAATTCATTGATggttttcttttccctttttttttagatCGGCCAAATCTCAGAAAGAAAATGGACGAGGATATGGAAACCCTTTTCAATATTTCCGACAACTTGACCTTATTCCTTAATTCGTCCTTTGAACTGTATGTTCCTGAAAACAGGTCGATAGCCTTCATCCCTTTCCTGTTGGTGTGTTTGCTGGGCATTATCGGCAATGCTTTGGTCCTCTTTATCTTCCTGTGGTCTAGGAAGATGTGGAGGACCATGAATGTCTTCATCTTTAGCCTGGCTCTTGGAGACTTTATCTACATGTTATGCTTGCTGTCTTTTGCCATCGAGATAATGCATTCCTTGGGAACCTTCATGTGTATACTCTACTGGACACTTACCGCCTTAACTACTTTTTCCAGTGTCTACTTTTTGGTGGCCATGGCCATAAGCTCTTTCCTGCAGGCGTTCTTCCCACTTTTCTCCAAAAAGCTGAGCTTTAAGACGGATGCACTGACCTGTCTTGGGATATGGATACTGAGTCTTCTGCTGGGGATCCCCTTCTTTATTTATGCCAATGTGGATGACTTCTCCAATTGCGTGATCTCCTGGCCCGATCCAGTCTCCTTCTGGAACATAACCTTCTTATCTTACAGGTTTGCCATTGGATTTTTGGCTCCAATGATGTTGATCAGTGTCTGTCTCATTCTTACCTACTGTTGGATCCAAAGACAAGACCAGTCCAGCGACTCGGTGACCGACATTAAGGAAGACCGACCGTCGCTGACCGACATTAAGGAAGATGTGGTGATGATCATGGTCCTATCCCTGATATACATCATCTTCTGGCTTCCAACTCATCTTCTTGAAATCATCTCGGGAACCAGATCCGATATAGAGTTTAGTGAAGGAAACTACTACGTCATCAGCATCATCCCTTATCTGAAAAGTTGCGTCTATCCCTTCCTCTATGGATTTTTATCTAGAAGCTTCAAAGACTCATTTAACAaaattttttgttgcaaaaagatCCCAGAAAGTGAGAACTCTCAGAAAAATTCCACCGACAAACCTGAAGACAAGTCCACCATGTGTTAGCTTCCTTCCGTACTGCTAAGTGTTACACAACAGAACTTCCATAGGTATTGACACCCGAAATAGACCTGtctgcccctgtagtgccatgaAGACCCCCATCTGAGTCTGTTAATGgaattaaaaaactttttgtttcACTGATACTTTTCGAGCGACGGTCATCTGAGGATCTTGTCTTCCAGTTGACCATTGGCCGTGGCAACATCTAAACATCGAGAGACGGTCATCTGAGGATCTTGTCTTCCAGTTGACCATTGGTCATGGCAACATCTAAACATCACGAGACGGTCATCTGAGGATCTTGCCTTTCAGTTGACTATTGGCCATGGCAACATCTAAACATCACGAGACGG belongs to Dendropsophus ebraccatus isolate aDenEbr1 chromosome 9, aDenEbr1.pat, whole genome shotgun sequence and includes:
- the LOC138800456 gene encoding somatostatin receptor type 5-like, which encodes MDEDMETLFNISDNLTLFLNSSFELYVPENRSIAFIPFLLVCLLGIIGNALVLFIFLWSRKMWRTMNVFIFSLALGDFIYMLCLLSFAIEIMHSLGTFMCILYWTLTALTTFSSVYFLVAMAISSFLQAFFPLFSKKLSFKTDALTCLGIWILSLLLGIPFFIYANVDDFSNCVISWPDPVSFWNITFLSYRFAIGFLAPMMLISVCLILTYCWIQRQDQSSDSVTDIKEDRPSLTDIKEDVVMIMVLSLIYIIFWLPTHLLEIISGTRSDIEFSEGNYYVISIIPYLKSCVYPFLYGFLSRSFKDSFNKIFCCKKIPESENSQKNSTDKPEDKSTMC